The proteins below come from a single Miscanthus floridulus cultivar M001 chromosome 1, ASM1932011v1, whole genome shotgun sequence genomic window:
- the LOC136503544 gene encoding allene oxide synthase 2-like → MASSDGGSSAPKELPGSYGLPLVGAVRDRLDFYYFQGQDKYFESRVERYGSTVVRMNVPPGPFMARDPRVVAVLDAKSFPVLFDMDKVEKKDLFTGTYMPSTSLTGGYRVCSYLDPSEPTHTKVKQMLFSLLLSRKDDVIPAFRSNFSALLATVESELAKGGKAEFNKLNDVTSFDFIGEAYFGVRPSATDLGSGGPTKAAKWLIWQLHPLVTLGLPMVLEEPLLHTFHLPPFLVKGDYRALYKYFSTAAKQALDTAEGLGLSREEACHNLLFATTFNSYGGLKVLFPGLLANVASAGEKLHERLVAEIRGAVAEAGGKVTLAAVEKMELAKSVVWESLRLDPPVKFQYGHAKKDLQIESHDAVFQVKKGEMLFGYQPCATRDPRVFGDTAKEFVPDRFVGEEGSKLLQYVYWSNGRETENPSVDNKQCPGKNFVVLVGRLFLVELFLRYDTFTAEVGTELLGTSVVFTGVTKATTGPGSE, encoded by the coding sequence ATGGCGAGCTCCGATGGTGGTTCCAGCGCCCCCAAGGAGCTGCCGGGCAGCTACGGGCTGCCGCTGGTGGGCGCCGTGCGCGACCGCCTCGACTTCTACTACTTCCAGGGGCAGGACAAGTACTTCGAGTCCCGCGTGGAGCGCTACGGCTCCACCGTGGTGCGCATGAACGTGCCGCCGGGCCCCTTCATGGCGCGCGACCCGCGGGTGGTGGCGGTCCTGGACGCCAAGAGCTTCCCCGTGCTCTTCGACATGGACAAGGTGGAGAAGAAGGACCTGTTCACGGGCACCTACATGCCCTCCACCTCCCTCACCGGCGGCTACCGGGTCTGCTCCTACCTCGACCCCTCCGAGCCCACCCACACCAAGGTGAAGCAGATGCTATTCTCCCTCCTGCTCTCCCGCAAGGACGACGTCATCCCGGCCTTCCGCTCCAACTTCTCCGCGCTGCTCGCCACCGTCGAGTCGGAGCTCGCCAAGGGCGGCAAGGCCGAGTTCAACAAGCTCAACGACGTCACCTCCTTCGACTTCATCGGCGAGGCCTACTTCGGCGTGCGGCCCTCGGCGACGGACCTCGGCAGCGGCGGGCCGACCAAGGCGGCCAAGTGGCTCATCTGGCAGCTCCACCCGCTCGTCACGCTCGGCCTCCCCATGGTGCTCGAGGAGCCGCTGCTGCACACGTTCCACCTCCCTCCCTTCCTCGTCAAGGGCGACTACAGGGCGCTGTACAAGTACTTCTCCACGGCGGCGAAGCAGGCGCTGGACACCGCCGAGGGACTGGGCCTGTCGCGCGAGGAGGCCTGCCACAACCTGCTCTTCGCCACCACCTTCAACAGCTACGGCGGGCTCAAGGTGCTGTTCCCGGGCCTCCTGGCCAACGTCGCCAGCGCCGGCGAGAAGCTCCACGAGCGGCTGGTGGCCGAGATCCGCGGCGCCGTGGCCGAGGCCGGCGGCAAGGTCACCCTCGCGGCGGTGGAGAAGATGGAGCTGGCCAAGTCCGTGGTGTGGGAGTCGCTGCGCCTGGACCCGCCCGTCAAGTTCCAGTACGGGCACGCCAAGAAGGACCTGCAGATCGAGAGCCACGACGCCGTGTTCCAGGTGAAGAAGGGCGAGATGCTGTTCGGCTACCAGCCGTGCGCCACCAGGGACCCCCGCGTGTTCGGTGACACGGCCAAGGAGTTCGTGCCCGACCGGTTCGTCGGCGAGGAGGGCAGCAAGCTGCTGCAGTACGTGTACTGGTCCAACGGCCGCGAGACCGAGAACCCAAGCGTCGACAACAAGCAGTGCCCCGGCAAGAACTTTGTGGTGCTCGTCGGCAGGCTCTTCCTCGTCGAGCTCTTCCTCCGTTACGATACCTTCACCGCCGAGGTCGGCACGGAGCTGCTCGGCACAAGTGTCGTCTTCACCGGCGTGACGAAAGCTACCACCGGTCCGGGCAGCGAGTAA